The following proteins are co-located in the Lentibacillus sp. JNUCC-1 genome:
- the gndA gene encoding NADP-dependent phosphogluconate dehydrogenase, with the protein MTKQHIGVIGMAVMGRNLALNIESRGYSVAVYNRSASKTEAMLEEAAGKNVKGTYSIEEFVQSLETPRKIMLMVKAGAPTDGTIEALLPHLNKGDILIDGGNTNFRDTQRRSEELAEHGIHFIGTGVSGGEEGALKGPSIMPGGQKEAHDLVRPMFEAISAKVDGEPCTTYIGPDGAGHYVKMVHNGIEYGDMQLISEAYSLLKNVLGMDVDQLHQVFSEWNKGELDSYLIEITADIFTKKDDETGEPLVDVILDTAGQKGTGKWTSQNALDLGIPLPIITESVFARFISAMKDERVHASTVLNGPTVKPLVGNKDELVEAIREALYMSKICSYAQGFAQMRAASDEYGWDLQYGDIAMIFRGGCIIRAAFLQKIKEAYDRDPKLANLLLDPYFKEIVENYQDALRKVVILAAENGIPVPGFSAALSYFDSYRSARLPANLLQAQRDYFGAHTYQRVDREGTFHTEWMGE; encoded by the coding sequence ATGACAAAACAGCACATCGGCGTCATCGGCATGGCCGTTATGGGGCGCAATCTCGCACTTAATATTGAATCACGCGGCTATTCTGTGGCCGTTTATAACCGTTCAGCTTCAAAAACGGAAGCGATGCTTGAAGAAGCTGCTGGAAAAAATGTTAAAGGTACATACAGCATAGAGGAATTCGTGCAATCCCTCGAAACACCGCGCAAAATCATGTTGATGGTGAAAGCAGGCGCCCCGACTGACGGTACAATAGAGGCGCTGCTGCCACATCTTAACAAAGGCGATATTTTAATTGACGGCGGCAACACAAACTTTCGTGACACCCAGCGCCGCAGCGAAGAGCTTGCTGAACACGGAATACACTTTATCGGTACAGGTGTTTCCGGCGGGGAAGAGGGCGCATTGAAAGGACCATCCATCATGCCCGGCGGACAGAAGGAAGCACACGACCTGGTGCGTCCGATGTTCGAAGCCATCTCGGCAAAAGTTGACGGTGAGCCATGCACGACATACATCGGTCCAGACGGCGCCGGTCATTACGTGAAAATGGTTCATAACGGCATCGAGTACGGTGATATGCAGCTCATTTCGGAGGCGTATTCGTTGCTAAAAAATGTCCTCGGCATGGATGTCGATCAGCTGCATCAGGTATTTTCCGAGTGGAATAAAGGGGAACTCGACAGCTATCTGATCGAGATAACCGCTGATATTTTCACCAAAAAAGATGATGAAACAGGGGAGCCTCTCGTGGACGTGATCCTTGATACGGCCGGGCAAAAAGGCACGGGTAAGTGGACGAGCCAGAACGCGCTGGACCTCGGCATTCCGCTTCCGATCATTACCGAATCTGTCTTTGCACGGTTTATTTCGGCCATGAAGGATGAGCGCGTCCATGCGAGCACCGTTTTGAACGGTCCGACCGTGAAGCCGCTCGTCGGTAACAAGGACGAGCTCGTCGAAGCCATTCGTGAAGCACTCTATATGAGTAAAATCTGTTCATACGCCCAAGGCTTCGCACAAATGCGCGCCGCATCAGATGAATACGGCTGGGACTTGCAGTACGGCGATATCGCCATGATCTTCCGCGGCGGCTGCATCATCCGCGCAGCCTTCCTGCAGAAAATCAAAGAGGCATACGACCGCGATCCCAAGCTCGCTAACCTGTTGCTCGACCCATACTTCAAGGAAATCGTTGAAAATTATCAGGATGCCCTGCGCAAAGTCGTCATACTCGCAGCCGAAAACGGCATCCCCGTCCCAGGCTTCTCAGCGGCTCTGTCCTATTTCGACAGCTACCGCAGCGCCCGCCTGCCAGCCAACCTGCTCCAGGCCCAGCGCGACTACTTCGGCGCCCACACGTATCAGCGTGTAGATCGTGAAGGAACGTTTCATACGGAGTGGATGGGAGAATAG
- a CDS encoding glycosyltransferase family 4 protein: MFNEINMGIAFIVAFAGALILTYPVKAFSIKIGAVDFPNHRKIHTKVTPRIGGIAIFLGALAGALVLQPRHEHVPEILLGAIVIVITGALDDRFGLRPVVKLTGQLIAASFLVSDGLIIEYITLPLLGQVELGFASVLVTVFWIVGITNAINLIDGLDGLATGVSTIALSSMLVMALVDGRVAAAYLCIVLIGANLGFLYHNFYPAKIYMGDTGSNFLGFMIAAVSIMGLFKNITLFSFIIPVIVLAVPIFDTLFAIIRRAWNKEGIMTADNKHIHYQLLAAGYSHRTTVLIIYAFSALFGGLAILFSYSSQTVAVLVTILVLFLLHIFAEVAGIVMGGKRPVLSFIAGLFRQKRKHDDNGQS, translated from the coding sequence ATGTTCAATGAAATAAACATGGGAATCGCCTTCATAGTCGCTTTTGCTGGCGCATTAATCTTAACCTATCCGGTCAAAGCCTTTTCAATTAAAATTGGAGCTGTGGACTTTCCCAACCATCGGAAAATCCACACAAAAGTCACGCCCCGCATAGGCGGAATTGCTATTTTTCTCGGTGCGTTGGCGGGGGCTCTGGTATTACAGCCCCGACACGAACATGTTCCAGAAATATTGCTGGGCGCAATTGTGATCGTCATAACGGGAGCCTTGGATGATCGTTTCGGTCTCAGACCTGTTGTAAAGCTGACAGGGCAGCTGATTGCGGCCTCTTTTTTGGTGTCGGATGGTTTGATTATTGAGTACATTACATTGCCGTTGCTTGGGCAGGTCGAGCTCGGATTTGCCAGCGTACTTGTCACGGTCTTCTGGATTGTCGGCATCACAAATGCGATCAACTTAATTGATGGGCTGGACGGGCTGGCTACAGGTGTATCAACAATTGCGCTTTCAAGCATGCTCGTAATGGCGCTTGTCGATGGCCGTGTTGCAGCGGCTTACTTATGTATCGTCTTGATCGGCGCGAATCTTGGCTTCTTATACCATAACTTTTACCCGGCAAAAATATACATGGGTGATACCGGCTCCAACTTTCTTGGGTTTATGATCGCCGCTGTATCGATTATGGGGTTATTTAAAAACATTACCTTATTCAGCTTCATCATTCCTGTTATTGTCTTGGCAGTGCCGATCTTTGACACGTTATTTGCCATCATTCGCCGAGCCTGGAATAAAGAAGGCATCATGACGGCTGATAACAAGCATATCCATTATCAGCTGCTTGCTGCGGGTTACAGTCACAGAACAACGGTTCTAATCATATACGCTTTCAGTGCTTTGTTTGGCGGGCTCGCAATTTTATTTTCCTACTCAAGTCAGACTGTGGCTGTTTTGGTCACCATATTGGTATTGTTTTTGCTGCATATTTTTGCGGAGGTTGCTGGCATTGTCATGGGAGGGAAGCGTCCGGTTCTAAGCTTTATTGCTGGTTTATTCAGGCAGAAACGGAAGCACGACGATAATGGTCAAAGCTAA
- a CDS encoding BMP family lipoprotein, translating into MMKKRFILLALLIAMGMIIAACGGGNDNGGDNNTSGNEGNSGDNTENNAAGNDSEGGDTDFTVAMVTDVGGVDDKSFNQSAWEGIQAWGEEHGLSKGEGYDYAQSNTDADYIPNLQQLTRADYDLIYGIGFKLENGIEEIAKQNPDKHYGIVDSVVDQPNVVSIGFADNESSFLVGVAAAMKTNTDKIGFIGGTESDIIEAFEVGFRAGAKSVNPDIDISVQYAGGFDKADEGKLIASSMYNEDRDIIFHAAGGTGNGLFNQAKDLKKNDPEREIWAIGVDRDQHEEGQIGDDNITLTSAVKRVDNAVQEVSNMAMEGNFPGGEMLRFDLSDEGVGYTTTNEAMTDEIVEKVEEWKEKITSGEVEVPSKYDGLEEYLGSL; encoded by the coding sequence ATAATGAAGAAACGGTTTATATTATTGGCTTTATTGATTGCAATGGGTATGATCATCGCAGCTTGTGGCGGTGGCAATGATAACGGCGGTGACAACAACACTTCCGGTAACGAAGGTAACAGCGGTGACAACACAGAAAACAACGCAGCCGGTAATGATTCTGAAGGCGGTGACACAGACTTCACTGTTGCGATGGTTACTGACGTGGGCGGTGTTGATGACAAGTCCTTTAACCAGTCCGCATGGGAAGGCATCCAGGCATGGGGTGAGGAACATGGCCTTTCAAAAGGTGAAGGCTATGACTACGCACAGTCCAACACTGACGCAGACTACATTCCAAACTTGCAGCAGTTGACACGTGCAGACTATGACTTGATCTATGGAATCGGCTTTAAGCTTGAAAACGGCATTGAAGAAATTGCCAAGCAGAACCCTGACAAGCATTATGGTATTGTTGACTCTGTTGTAGATCAGCCAAACGTTGTCAGCATCGGATTTGCTGATAATGAAAGCTCATTCCTCGTGGGTGTAGCTGCAGCTATGAAAACGAACACTGACAAGATCGGCTTTATCGGTGGTACCGAATCAGATATCATTGAAGCATTTGAAGTTGGTTTCCGCGCAGGTGCCAAATCTGTTAACCCTGATATTGACATCAGTGTTCAGTATGCAGGCGGATTTGACAAAGCTGACGAAGGTAAATTGATCGCATCAAGCATGTATAACGAAGACCGTGACATTATTTTCCACGCAGCTGGCGGTACTGGTAACGGTTTGTTCAACCAGGCTAAAGACTTGAAGAAAAATGATCCTGAACGTGAAATCTGGGCAATCGGTGTTGACCGTGACCAGCATGAAGAAGGTCAAATCGGTGATGACAACATTACTTTGACTTCTGCTGTTAAGCGTGTTGACAATGCTGTTCAGGAAGTGAGCAACATGGCTATGGAAGGCAACTTCCCTGGCGGTGAAATGCTCCGCTTCGACCTTAGCGACGAAGGTGTTGGCTACACAACTACAAACGAAGCCATGACTGATGAAATTGTTGAGAAAGTAGAAGAATGGAAAGAAAAGATCACTTCAGGCGAAGTTGAAGTACCAAGCAAGTACGATGGTCTTGAAGAGTACCTCGGCAGCCTGTAA
- a CDS encoding ABC transporter ATP-binding protein has product MDYVIEMLNIRKEFPGVVANDDITIQLKKGEIHALLGENGAGKSTLMNVLFGLYQPEKGEIRVKGEKANIDGPNAANRYGIGMVHQHFMLVDTFTVTQNIILGSEPTVGGRINIKKAEKEIQELSDRYGLAVDPRAKIRDISVGMQQRVEILKTLYRGAEVLILDEPTAVLTPQEIDELTEILKSLIAEGKSIILITHKLKEIMAMCDRCTVIRRGKGIGTVDVADTNVNELASLMVGREVSFTTEKTPAEPKETVLNVKDLYVKDSRKVDMVKGLNLDLRAGEIVGVAGVDGNGQSELIEAITGLTKSHSGTISLNGKDITNLTPRRVTESGVGHIPQDRHKFGLVLDFSVGENMALQTYYQTPNSKYGVLNFKNIFKKAETLIEQYDVRTSGLHAHASSMSGGNQQKAIIAREVDRSPDLLIAAQPTRGLDVGAIEFIHQKLIEERDQGKAVLLVSFELDEVLDVSDRIVVMFDGQIVASRKPEETDENELGLLMAGSTSEKAGETS; this is encoded by the coding sequence ATGGATTACGTCATCGAAATGCTCAATATACGCAAGGAATTCCCGGGCGTTGTGGCAAATGACGACATTACAATTCAATTGAAAAAAGGAGAAATCCATGCCTTGCTGGGTGAAAACGGTGCCGGTAAATCAACACTGATGAACGTGTTGTTTGGCCTGTATCAGCCGGAAAAAGGCGAAATCCGTGTTAAGGGAGAAAAAGCTAACATTGATGGTCCAAACGCTGCGAATCGTTACGGCATTGGGATGGTCCATCAGCATTTCATGCTCGTCGATACATTTACAGTCACCCAAAATATCATACTCGGCAGTGAGCCGACAGTCGGCGGCCGCATTAATATTAAAAAAGCTGAAAAAGAAATTCAGGAACTGTCCGATCGTTATGGACTTGCGGTCGACCCAAGAGCAAAAATCCGAGACATCTCAGTTGGGATGCAGCAGCGGGTTGAAATTCTGAAAACACTTTACCGGGGAGCAGAGGTGCTGATTCTCGACGAACCAACAGCTGTTTTGACCCCACAGGAAATTGATGAACTCACTGAAATTTTGAAGTCCCTAATCGCAGAAGGCAAATCCATTATTCTGATTACACATAAGCTGAAAGAGATCATGGCGATGTGTGACCGCTGTACTGTTATCCGCCGCGGAAAAGGAATCGGCACGGTCGATGTGGCTGACACGAACGTTAATGAGCTTGCTTCTCTCATGGTCGGTCGTGAAGTCAGTTTTACAACGGAGAAAACACCTGCAGAACCAAAAGAAACCGTACTTAACGTGAAAGACCTTTATGTGAAAGACTCTCGAAAAGTTGATATGGTAAAAGGGCTAAATCTTGACCTCAGAGCTGGCGAAATTGTAGGTGTCGCCGGAGTTGACGGGAACGGACAGTCCGAATTGATTGAAGCGATTACGGGGCTGACCAAAAGTCACTCAGGTACAATCTCGCTTAACGGAAAAGATATTACCAATCTGACGCCGCGAAGAGTAACCGAAAGTGGTGTCGGGCATATCCCGCAAGACAGACATAAATTTGGACTTGTACTTGATTTCTCTGTCGGAGAAAACATGGCCCTGCAAACCTATTATCAAACGCCCAATTCCAAATATGGCGTCTTGAATTTCAAAAACATTTTCAAGAAAGCTGAAACTTTGATCGAACAATATGATGTCAGAACATCGGGCCTCCATGCTCATGCCAGCTCAATGTCGGGCGGTAACCAGCAAAAGGCAATCATTGCTCGTGAAGTTGATCGCTCTCCTGATTTGCTTATCGCCGCACAGCCAACACGTGGCTTGGACGTCGGTGCCATTGAATTTATCCACCAAAAGTTAATCGAGGAACGTGATCAAGGCAAAGCTGTGCTACTCGTTTCCTTCGAGCTTGATGAGGTTCTCGACGTGAGCGACCGGATTGTGGTTATGTTTGACGGGCAGATTGTTGCAAGCCGCAAGCCGGAAGAAACTGATGAAAATGAACTCGGTCTCTTGATGGCCGGCAGTACTTCTGAAAAGGCTGGTGAAACATCATGA
- a CDS encoding ABC transporter permease, with translation MMSNRWFNILVPIISVLLGLIVGAFLMLGFGYSPIEGYAALWNGIFGDAYVFGETLRQVTPLILTGLAVAFAFRTGLFNIGAEGQVFVGWLAAVWVGLGIDAPAIIHIPLAVLAAALAGALWGFIPGLLKAYRGVHEVIITIMMNYIALYSTNAVVRYVLTDSRDQTETVKETASLRAEWITTLTSHSRLHYGLLIAIFAAAVMWFIINRTTMGYEMRAVGFNQHASKYAGMNVKKNIILAMVISGAFAGMAGAMEGLGTFGYMSTQSGFTNLGFDGIAVALLGANTAPGVILAALLFGGLKIGALSMPLQAGVPNELVDIIIALIIFFVASSYMIRWVILRFSKEGRK, from the coding sequence ATGATGTCCAATCGCTGGTTTAACATTCTTGTTCCAATCATCTCCGTGCTTCTGGGCCTCATTGTCGGTGCCTTCTTGATGCTTGGTTTTGGCTATAGTCCGATAGAGGGTTATGCCGCATTGTGGAACGGCATTTTTGGAGATGCTTATGTATTTGGGGAAACCCTTCGTCAGGTCACCCCTTTAATATTGACAGGTCTGGCTGTAGCTTTTGCTTTCCGTACTGGGTTGTTTAACATCGGTGCAGAAGGTCAGGTCTTTGTTGGCTGGCTCGCAGCTGTTTGGGTGGGTCTTGGCATTGACGCACCTGCCATTATTCATATCCCGCTCGCAGTCTTGGCTGCTGCACTAGCTGGGGCGTTGTGGGGCTTTATCCCGGGGCTTTTGAAAGCTTATCGGGGTGTACACGAAGTTATTATTACCATCATGATGAACTATATTGCGCTCTACAGCACCAACGCGGTTGTCCGGTATGTATTAACAGACAGCCGTGACCAAACTGAAACGGTTAAAGAAACAGCTTCACTCCGAGCTGAGTGGATCACGACTTTAACGTCCCATTCCAGATTGCATTACGGATTGCTGATTGCGATATTCGCTGCAGCTGTCATGTGGTTCATCATTAACCGCACGACAATGGGGTACGAAATGCGTGCCGTTGGATTCAACCAGCATGCATCAAAATATGCCGGTATGAACGTCAAGAAAAACATCATTCTGGCAATGGTCATCTCTGGTGCCTTTGCAGGTATGGCTGGTGCTATGGAAGGGCTCGGAACGTTTGGATACATGTCGACACAATCCGGATTTACCAACTTAGGATTTGACGGAATCGCCGTTGCCTTGCTCGGTGCCAATACCGCGCCAGGTGTTATCCTTGCGGCCTTGTTATTTGGTGGCTTGAAAATCGGGGCCTTGAGTATGCCGCTGCAAGCCGGCGTTCCGAATGAGCTTGTAGATATCATCATTGCACTCATTATTTTCTTTGTCGCTTCCAGTTACATGATTCGCTGGGTTATTCTTCGCTTCTCAAAGGAGGGACGTAAATAA
- a CDS encoding ABC transporter permease, with translation MDLLQSIIPTALFFSAPLIFTALGGVFSERSGVINIGLEGLMIMGAFVGIVFNLTFYDTFGSWTPWVSIIAAMVVSGIFSIIHAVASVSLRANQVVSGVAINMLALGVGVFLTKEWYGRGQTEMVKAPFYTTDVPILSKIPFIGPIFFQNMYLTTYLAIFLAIAAWFVLFKTPFGLRLRSVGEHPMAADTNGVNVFRMRYTAVILSGMLGGLGGSVYALTIASNFSHATIAGQGFMSLAAVIFGKWHPLGAMGAAIFFGLAQSLSVVGSSIPLLENVPQVFLLIAPYVLTILALAGFIGRAEAPKANGIPYIKGTR, from the coding sequence ATGGATCTTTTACAATCGATCATACCAACGGCATTATTTTTCTCAGCACCCCTCATTTTTACAGCTTTGGGCGGCGTGTTCAGTGAACGCTCTGGTGTCATCAACATTGGACTTGAAGGTTTGATGATCATGGGTGCTTTCGTCGGGATCGTGTTCAACCTTACGTTCTATGATACATTTGGCTCGTGGACGCCATGGGTCTCCATTATCGCAGCCATGGTTGTATCGGGAATATTCTCGATTATTCACGCTGTCGCTTCTGTTTCGCTCCGGGCCAATCAGGTGGTCAGTGGTGTTGCCATCAACATGCTGGCACTCGGTGTTGGGGTTTTCTTGACTAAAGAATGGTACGGCCGCGGTCAGACTGAAATGGTTAAAGCACCATTTTATACAACAGACGTCCCTATTTTGTCCAAGATTCCTTTTATTGGACCGATCTTTTTCCAGAACATGTATTTAACAACGTATCTGGCAATCTTCCTTGCCATTGCGGCTTGGTTTGTTTTGTTCAAAACACCATTCGGTTTGCGTCTCCGTTCTGTCGGTGAACACCCGATGGCTGCAGATACAAATGGGGTTAATGTTTTCAGAATGCGTTACACCGCTGTTATTCTCTCGGGGATGCTCGGTGGGCTTGGTGGCAGTGTTTACGCGCTGACCATTGCATCGAACTTCTCGCATGCTACAATCGCTGGTCAGGGCTTTATGTCCTTAGCAGCTGTTATCTTTGGTAAGTGGCATCCGCTTGGAGCGATGGGTGCTGCGATATTCTTCGGGCTTGCTCAGAGTTTGAGTGTTGTCGGTTCGAGCATACCGCTTCTCGAGAATGTGCCACAGGTCTTCTTGCTGATCGCACCATACGTCCTGACCATTCTCGCACTAGCAGGCTTCATCGGCCGCGCCGAAGCACCAAAAGCTAATGGTATTCCTTATATTAAAGGTACACGGTAA
- a CDS encoding DUF2935 domain-containing protein: MQFYYGQQMPLRVLDETEFWKMQEAEHTTVMIELLPDLEQHYVEALKEWGEALTTTHQHVKRFVESVIRSNPELPPQLYQQVLQLVSFSLKESMAFIELCRKLKKESQAVVGNHTAQVVIDHIVDESEYFIGIAQTILYQKN, encoded by the coding sequence ATGCAGTTTTATTATGGGCAACAAATGCCGCTCAGGGTTTTGGATGAGACGGAGTTTTGGAAAATGCAGGAGGCCGAACACACGACTGTCATGATTGAGCTTTTGCCTGATCTCGAGCAGCACTATGTGGAGGCATTGAAAGAATGGGGAGAAGCACTCACGACGACCCATCAGCATGTGAAACGCTTTGTGGAGTCGGTAATCAGAAGCAATCCCGAGCTGCCGCCGCAACTGTATCAGCAAGTGTTGCAATTGGTGTCGTTCAGTTTGAAGGAGAGCATGGCGTTTATTGAACTTTGTCGGAAGTTAAAGAAGGAAAGCCAGGCTGTTGTTGGGAATCACACGGCTCAAGTTGTCATTGATCATATCGTTGATGAATCAGAGTATTTCATCGGCATCGCCCAAACGATCTTGTATCAGAAAAATTGA
- a CDS encoding threonine/serine exporter family protein has product MADQDKIIRVCMLAGKVMLESGAETYRVEDTMNRMARTAGLEGAESYAAPTAIHFSVRRSAPAHFMRISERSTDLHKIADVNEISRRYSDGDLTLDEVFKRLIEVDHTYNLFPWWLQVVAALLVSGAFAIMFGGAAGDFMPACLTGGVAYAAMLGVNHIVRMRFVADFFASVVIGALAVLFLSIGFGVSLEKVIIGAVMPLVPGLHITNAVRDLLAGHLVAGVSKGMEAVLTAFAIGAGVAVAIAFV; this is encoded by the coding sequence ATGGCAGATCAGGATAAAATCATACGTGTGTGTATGCTGGCGGGAAAAGTCATGCTTGAAAGCGGGGCTGAGACATACCGAGTGGAAGATACGATGAATCGCATGGCACGGACAGCAGGACTTGAAGGTGCGGAAAGTTATGCTGCTCCGACTGCGATTCATTTTTCCGTACGACGATCGGCGCCGGCGCATTTTATGCGGATTTCCGAACGGTCTACTGATCTGCATAAAATTGCTGATGTAAATGAGATCTCCCGGCGGTATTCAGACGGTGATCTCACTTTGGACGAGGTCTTTAAAAGGCTCATTGAGGTTGATCATACATATAATCTGTTCCCTTGGTGGCTTCAGGTGGTGGCAGCGCTGCTTGTAAGCGGCGCATTTGCCATTATGTTTGGCGGGGCGGCGGGTGATTTTATGCCAGCATGTCTAACGGGTGGCGTTGCTTATGCCGCTATGCTTGGTGTGAATCACATTGTTCGCATGCGGTTTGTGGCAGACTTTTTTGCTTCGGTTGTGATCGGTGCTCTGGCTGTCTTGTTTTTATCGATTGGTTTCGGTGTTTCATTGGAAAAAGTCATCATAGGTGCAGTGATGCCGCTCGTACCTGGGCTTCATATTACAAATGCTGTCCGAGATTTGCTGGCCGGCCACCTCGTTGCAGGTGTGTCTAAGGGCATGGAAGCTGTGCTGACGGCGTTTGCGATTGGCGCGGGTGTTGCGGTTGCAATTGCTTTTGTATAG
- a CDS encoding threonine/serine exporter family protein: MGGFWMDIIVQMVTSFVAAAGFGILFNAPRGKIATCGLVGMAGWMLYDGLVFQGLELMPATVIAAVLVGVLSRFAAKWHKTPVIIFNVSGIIPLVPGGVAYDAMRHFVEADYLSGVQLSVQVMLLAGGIAMGLMFSEVASQITRKIQPAEPQRGYVFSLMRGFRLRFFCCQELGS; encoded by the coding sequence ATGGGAGGGTTTTGGATGGACATTATTGTGCAGATGGTGACGAGTTTTGTTGCTGCGGCTGGTTTTGGAATATTGTTTAACGCGCCTCGGGGCAAAATTGCGACGTGCGGGCTTGTTGGCATGGCTGGGTGGATGCTATACGACGGGCTTGTGTTTCAGGGACTCGAATTGATGCCGGCAACGGTGATCGCAGCAGTCCTTGTTGGGGTATTAAGCCGATTCGCCGCAAAATGGCACAAGACACCGGTTATTATTTTTAACGTTTCCGGCATCATCCCGCTCGTGCCGGGTGGGGTTGCCTATGATGCAATGCGCCACTTTGTAGAAGCAGACTATCTCAGCGGTGTCCAACTTTCCGTCCAAGTCATGCTCCTCGCAGGTGGTATTGCCATGGGCCTCATGTTCTCTGAAGTTGCTTCACAAATCACCAGAAAAATTCAGCCCGCTGAACCACAGCGGGGCTACGTCTTCTCACTTATGCGCGGTTTTCGGCTTCGATTTTTTTGCTGCCAAGAATTAGGTAGTTGA
- a CDS encoding CynX/NimT family MFS transporter encodes MVLLALGIVIRTIAHPVLLFGGTLMIGIGIAVSNVLLPGIIKERFPKRETLMTSIYATSMSLSAALASGLSIPIAEHSAYGWQAALAVWAIPAIIAALMWIYFVRHRTSANKVRMEFVYASDMRMWRSRLAWQVAVFMGMQAFVYNVIITWLPEMLRDYGVTSSEAGWMLSVNQFVGLPIGLIVPILAGKMASQRLIVSILCVLSFIGLGGLFYGDSYTMMVISVLLIGVALGGLFPLALTFLGLRAYTAKQAAELSGMAQAIGYFLAATGPILMGYVIDATGNWSAALLILMFMTLLTWVVGLGAGRNRVVSDDFSG; translated from the coding sequence ATGGTGTTGCTTGCACTTGGGATTGTGATACGTACCATTGCCCATCCCGTCCTGCTGTTTGGCGGAACCTTGATGATCGGAATTGGGATCGCTGTATCCAATGTTTTGTTGCCCGGCATTATAAAAGAACGTTTTCCTAAACGGGAGACGCTTATGACGAGTATCTATGCAACGTCCATGAGCCTGAGTGCTGCCTTGGCCTCGGGACTTAGCATTCCTATTGCGGAGCACTCGGCATATGGCTGGCAGGCGGCATTAGCAGTCTGGGCTATTCCGGCAATTATTGCAGCCCTTATGTGGATTTATTTTGTCAGACACCGGACCTCCGCTAACAAAGTCCGGATGGAATTTGTTTATGCCAGTGATATGCGTATGTGGCGTTCGAGGCTTGCTTGGCAGGTCGCTGTTTTTATGGGCATGCAGGCTTTTGTGTACAATGTCATTATCACGTGGCTCCCTGAAATGCTCAGAGATTACGGGGTGACCAGCAGTGAAGCAGGCTGGATGCTGTCGGTAAATCAATTTGTGGGGCTGCCCATCGGTCTTATTGTGCCAATTCTTGCTGGAAAAATGGCATCTCAGCGCTTGATAGTGAGCATTCTTTGCGTATTGTCGTTCATAGGTTTAGGTGGGCTTTTTTATGGTGACAGTTACACGATGATGGTCATCAGTGTTCTGTTGATCGGCGTTGCGCTCGGCGGTCTATTCCCATTGGCTCTCACATTTCTGGGGCTTCGTGCTTATACCGCTAAACAAGCAGCCGAGCTTTCAGGTATGGCCCAGGCGATTGGGTATTTCCTTGCTGCAACTGGACCAATCCTTATGGGCTATGTCATTGATGCGACTGGAAATTGGTCTGCGGCACTTCTGATTTTAATGTTCATGACGCTTCTAACTTGGGTGGTAGGACTTGGGGCCGGACGTAATCGCGTCGTTTCAGATGACTTTTCCGGATAA